A genomic window from Montipora capricornis isolate CH-2021 chromosome 8, ASM3666992v2, whole genome shotgun sequence includes:
- the LOC138060337 gene encoding sodium/potassium/calcium exchanger 4-like, whose protein sequence is MDPEYYDSQFSFIANEDCETRSCKPPRIEEFPPDIFNQEQRFYGGVAFHFVICLHIFCALTVVCDDYFVASLNRITKCLGLKPDVAGATFMAVGSSAPTLFISIISTFFTEGDIGLGTIVGSTIFNTLFIIALCGIGAGLTMHLNWYPLFRDSTMYIISVLILMVALYDRKIHWYESAAFFVAYSLYIVVMYFNVSLEKCCQKMKKKLVKKTDETSEVESTHQELDSLEDNEISDNPHFEPLESRFSVPKGCFSKLVWIFTLPSIVLFYITIPDCRLKKWRKFYLLTFTMSALWMGGLSYILVWMVSLFGYTYSIPECVLGMTFLAAGSSLPDAIASLVVARQGSGDMAVSNCIGSNVFDMLCLGIPWMIKTTIISPNSVVHIQSQNIFFTSGILIASILCTVLLIAVNKWRLDEKLGIVFLVMYLIFLGIATFIEVAPCC, encoded by the coding sequence ATGGACCCGGAATACTACGACAGCCAATTTTCGTTTATAGCCAACGAAGATTGTGAAACTCGATCATGCAAACCTCCACGAATCGAAGAATTTCCGCCTGATATCTTCAACCAAGAGCAAAGATTTTACGGCGGCGTGGCGTTTCATTTTGTCATCTGCCTTCACATCTTCTGCGCCTTGACCGTCGTCTGCGACGACTATTTTGTGGCATCACTCAACCGTATCACAAAATGCTTGGGGTTAAAACCGGATGTCGCGGGAGCAACTTTTATGGCGGTTGGGAGTTCTGCACCGACCTTATTCATTTCGATTATCTCGACGTTTTTCACCGAGGGAGATATCGGTTTGGGGACAATAGTTGGCTCTACCATCTTTAACACGTTGTTTATCATAGCGTTATGTGGTATTGGCGCTGGTTTGACGATGCACTTGAACTGGTATCCACTGTTTAGAGATTCCACCATGTATATTATCAGTGTGCTGATTCTGATGGTGGCGTTGTATGATCGAAAGATCCATTGGTACGAAAGCGCCGCATTTTTTGTGGCTTATTCACTGTACATAGTTGTTATGTATTTTAATGTGTCACTGGAAAAGTGTTgtcagaaaatgaaaaaaaaacttgtgaaaaaaaCCGACGAAACTTCTGAGGTGGAGAGTACGCATCAAGAACTAGATTCACTTGAAGACAACGAGATTTCGGACAATCCACATTTCGAGCCGCTTGAAAGCCGTTTCAGCGTACCCAAAGGATGCTTCTCTAAGCTTGTTTGGATCTTCACACTCCCATCTATCGTTCTTTTCTACATCACAATCCCGGATTGTCGCCTGAAAAAATGGCGGAAGTTTTATTTATTGACCTTTACAATGTCGGCTCTGTGGATGGGTGGCCTGTCTTACATACTGGTCTGGATGGTGTCCCTGTTCGGTTACACCTACAGCATCCCAGAATGCGTCTTGGGGATGACGTTTCTTGCTGCGGGCAGCAGTCTCCCAGACGCCATTGCGAGCTTAGTGGTGGCCAGGCAAGGAAGCGGCGACATGGCCGTTTCTAATTGTATTGGAAGTAACGTCTTCGATATGTTATGCTTAGGAATTCCATGGATGATAAAAACTACCATCATCTCACCAAATAGCGTGGTTCACATTCAAAGCCAGAACATATTTTTTACATCTGGTATTTTAATAGCGAGTATTCTATGCACAGTTTTGTTAATAGCCGTAAACAAATGGCGACTGGACGAGAAACTAGGCATTGTTTTCCTTGTGATGTATTTAATATTTCTGGGAATCGCTACTTTTATAGAGGTTGCCCCTTGTTGTTAA
- the LOC138058904 gene encoding sodium/potassium/calcium exchanger 5-like — translation MTQKFPRKISVIHFKKKRHFFNCSSHAIIDVLQYQTLFSLQQRREGAIVIHSLVCLYCFGALAILCDHYFCASLEKLCRRLRIPTDVAGATFMAAGSSMPTLFIAIASVFMGEGDIGLGTIIGSTMFNILFISAICGLCSGMAIALRMWPLLRDSFAYTVHLIALLIAIEDNIVHWYEAVVFPFLYSGYILVMCYNKKLENLFEKVCKRFCEIRKGFEMLEMDDPLENEDKEARRRDTEETSKAEKLENTENDVEQNAEKTEIEERGKSDFDRTSSQIHGFEAKSPFEIPKSSFKLVYWVVMLPVHVLFFITMPDCRRKGWENWYPVTFVVSILWMALISYVLVWTVSVIGETFDIPECIMGLTLLAAGSSVPDAVASLVVAKHGMGDMALANCVGSNIFDILCLGLPWFLAATVVHPGSVVLIHSGHVVYTSLCLFGTVFVTLLVIHLNHWNLDKRSGYMLLVIYLLFLSAAVILEALPGGDAPKLNPHHPGHLPNKGLGHHKNAPFKKVT, via the exons ATGACACAGAAGTTTCCCAGAAAGATAAGCGTGATTCACTTCAAGAAGAAACGACATTTCTTCAACTGCAGCAGCCATGCAATCATCGATGTTTTGCAATATCAGACGCTGTTCTCGCTACAACAGAGGAGGGAGGGTGCCATAGTTATACACTCCCTTGTTTGCTTGTACTGTTTCGGTGCGTTGGCAATATTGTGCGATCATTACTTTTGCGCATCTCTTGAAAAGCTCTGTAGAAG GCTTCGTATCCCAACAGACGTAGCGGGCGCTACATTCATGGCAGCTGGTAGTTCCATGCCTACTCTTTTCATCGCCATTGCATCTGTGTTTATGGGGGAAGGTGACATAGGCCTGGGGACTATTATAGGTTCTACAatgtttaatattttgtttatATCGGCGATTTGTGGCTTGTGTTCTGGAATGGCTATAGCATTACGCATGTGGCCGTTGCTAAGAGATTCGTTTGCGTACACCGTTCATTTGATTGCGTTGTTGATCGCTATTGAAGACAACATCGTTCACTGGTACGAGGCTGTCGTTTTTCCGTTCCTGTACAGTGGTTACATTCTCGTTATGTGCTACAATAAAAAACTTGAGAACTTGTTCGAGAAAGTTTGTAAGAGATTTTGCGAGATTCGAAAGGGATTTGAAATGCTCGAAATGGACGATCCTTTAGAAAACGAAGATAAAGAAGCCAGACGCAGAGATACAGAGGAAACGTCGAAAGCCGAAAAACTAGAAAATACAGAAAATGACGTTGAGCAAAACGcagaaaaaactgaaattgaagAAAGAGGAAAAAGTGATTTCGATCGTACGTCGTCTCAAATTCACGGTTTTGAAGCGAAATCGCCGTTCGAGATTCCAAAAAGCTCCTTTAAACTGGTTTACTGGGTGGTCATGTTGCCCGTCCATGTACTGTTTTTCATTACAATGCCTGATTGTCGTAGAAAGGGTTGGGAAAATTGGTATCCAGTCACGTTCGTAGTGTCCATATTATGGATGGCCCTCATATCATACGTTCTGGTCTGGACTGTATCTGTGATTGGCGAGACTTTCGACATTCCCGAGTGCATCATGGGATTGACGCTTCTGGCCGCAGGTTCAAGTGTCCCGGATGCAGTGGCCAGCCTCGTGGTCGCTAAACACGGTATGGGGGACATGGCACTAGCAAACTGTGTCGGGAGTAATATTTTTGACATTCTCTGCCTGGGGCTACCGTGGTTTCTTGCCGCGACGGTTGTTCACCCAGGAAGCGTTGTTTTGATTCACAGTGGTCATGTAGTTTACACGTCGCTGTGTCTGTTTGGAACAGTATTTGTGACACTCCTAGTGATACATCTTAACCACTGGAATTTAGACAAACGTTCCGGATACATGCTTCTGGTGATCTACCTCCTGTTCTTATCGGCCGCCGTTATTCTCGAGGCATTACCGGGGGGAGATGCACCGAAATTAAATCCACATCACCCTGGACACTTGCCGAATAAAGGACTTGGCCACCACAAAAATGCGCCTTTTAAGAAGGTCACGTGA